In Vitis riparia cultivar Riparia Gloire de Montpellier isolate 1030 chromosome 19, EGFV_Vit.rip_1.0, whole genome shotgun sequence, the following proteins share a genomic window:
- the LOC117908563 gene encoding peptidyl-prolyl cis-trans isomerase FKBP16-1, chloroplastic gives MEASSLQAVVQFPHLFKPPSCMQNERPMNTGARKLHGKFPSLTDTRVPRRLFLQFMGYNHLLSYACPVLAAPMLEMTEPEVIRTQKLANGVRFQDVVEGDGPEAQEGDLVEVNYVCRRSNGYFVHSTVDQFSGESMPVVLPLDENQTIKGLKDVLVGMKVGGKRRALIPPSVGYINENLKPIPDEFGPRRSLFSHAKEPLVFEVQLLKVL, from the exons ATGGAAGCTTCTTCACTTCAAGCAGTAGTTCAGTTTCCACACCTGTTCAAACCGCCCAG TTGTATGCAGAATGAGCGTCCCATGAACACTGGAGCTAGGAAGTTGCATGGCAAATTCCCTTCTCTAACAGATACAAGAGTTCCAAGGAGGTTATTTTTGCAGTTTATGGGATACAATCATTTGTTATCATATGCTTGTCCTGTTCTTGCTGCCCCGATGCTCGAAATGACGGAACCTGAAGTAATTCG GACACAGAAGCTTGCCAATGGAGTGAGGTTTCAAG ATGTGGTTGAAGGGGATGGACCAGAGGCCCAAGAAGGAGATTTGGTTGAAGTTAATTATGTATGCCGGCGGTCAAATGGGTATTTTGTTCATAG TACTGTGGATCAATTCAGTGGAGAAAGCATGCCTGTTGTACTTCCTCTGGATGAAAACCAg ACTATAAAGGGCCTAAAGGATGTCTTGGTTGGAATGAAGGTTGGAG GAAAGAGGAGAGCATTGATACCTCCTTCAGTGGGATACATAAACGAAAACTTAAAACCAATACCAGATGAG TTTGGGCCTCGGCGGAGTCTTTTCTCCCATGCAAAAGAGCCTTTGGTATTTGAAGTGCAGCTCTTGAAAGTACTATGA